Proteins encoded within one genomic window of Gadus macrocephalus chromosome 18, ASM3116895v1:
- the ccdc78 gene encoding coiled-coil domain-containing protein 78 isoform X1 encodes MGAADLQEQLRHLTGENSRLLEEKQHLSTRALYLEGRVSHLSASNTHLASKLGQVEAHKLQVSRELVEEKLQQNAMRELWEGERFTLRNQVLDQEVVVAQLEEERDELRRELQFLLSRLQVAEESRAALPEEHNKRSCEVAPCRHLQEQQLSTLEGELQRISTLISTLSLPRVRPEDLSALEQQHRSMERSLLVSQQEVRGMVEAMRREHENQRLRLEDRALVMGEEQQKQREAIQRIQQRLSAEAFPSTSSEHQLVELEKDNSRLQLQVKHLNGEYRARLVCYLHDLADCMDRPEVDGKGGGGGGGGGSGEEGQGGKSKRKMFAFVEDMLQEIRSSYSSREEQLATAARSYKKKLQRLSRSHQHLLTADRAQREPTLGRPESGPDPVALGGQFSPEVPEGPKPGQRRGAREPASAQGIPGQTSEEAKANIEEHQKEINPSVLEVYEKERAQLITRATVAEGQVSELQQYIDNHLGRYKQEITRLRGAKPDQSS; translated from the exons ATGGGAGCTGCAGACCTTCAGGAGCAGCTCCGTCATCTAACCGGAGAGAAC TCCCGTCTCTTGGAGGAGAAGCAGCATCTCTCCACCCGGGCTCTCTATCTGGAGGGGAGGGTCTCCCACCTGTCAGcctccaacacacacctggCCTCCAAGCTGGGCCAGGTGGAGGCCCACAAGCTCCAG GTGTCGCGGGAGTTGGTGGAAGAGAAGCTGCAGCAGAACGCCATGAGGGAGCTCTGGGAAGGAGAGAGGTTCACGCTCAGAAACCAG GTGTTGGACCAGGAGGTTGTAGTagcccagctggaggaggagagagatgagttGCGCAGGGAGCTGCAGTTCCTCCTGTCTCGCCTGCAGGTGgcggaggagagcagggcggcCCTGCCTGAGGAGCACAACAAGAGGAGCTGCGAGGTCGCCCCCTGCAGGCACCTGCAGGAACAGCAGCTCAGCACCCTGGAGGGAGAGCTGCAGCGCATCAGCACCCTGATCAGCACCCTGTCCCTCCCCCGAGTCAga CCAGAGGACCTGTCTGCTCTGGAGCAGCAGCACCGGAGCATGGAGCGCAGT ctgctagTAAGCCAGCAGGAGGTGCGTGGTATGGTGGAGGCGATGAGGAGGGAGCATGAGAACCAGCGGCTCAGACTGGAGGACAGAGC GCTGGTCATGGGTGAGGAGCAGCAGAAACAGAGGGAGGCAATCCAGAGAATCCAGCAGAGGCTTTCAGCAGAGGCTTTCCCCAGCACG aGCTCTGAGCATcagctggtggagctggagaaggacaaCTCCAGACTCCAGCTGCAGGTCAAACATCTCAACGGGGAGTACCGCGCCAGACTGGTGTGTTACCTGCACGACCTGGCC GATTGCATGGACAGACCTGAAGTTgatgggaagggaggaggaggaggaggaggaggaggcagtggTGAGGAGGGGCAGGGTGGAAAGAGCAAGAGGAAGATGTTTGCATTTGTGGAGGACATGCTGCAGGAGATCCGATCCTCCTATAGCTCCAGAGAGGAGCAGTTGGCCACGGCCGCTCGCTCCTACAAGAAGAAACTCCAGCGGCTCTCCAGGtcccaccagcacctcctcacGGCTGACAG GGCCCAGCGGGAGCCGACCCTGGGCCGGCCGGAGAGCGGACCGGACCCCGTGGCCCTTGGAGGCCAGTTCAGCCCGGAGGTTCCTGAGGGCCCCAAGCCCGGCCAGCGCCGCGGGGCACGGGAGCCAGCCAGCGCTCAGGG CATCCCAGGACAGACGAGTGAGGAGGCCAAGGCTAATATAGAAGAACATCAGAAGGAGATTAATCCCTCCGTGCTG GAAGTGTATGAGAAGGAGCGTGCCCAGCTCATTACCAGGGCAACGGTCGCTGAGGGACAGGTGTCGGAGCTGCAACAGTACATCGACAACCACCTGGGCAG gtacAAACAGGAGATCACCCGGCTGAGGGGCGCCAAACCGGACCAGAGCAGTTGA
- the ccdc78 gene encoding coiled-coil domain-containing protein 78 isoform X2, whose amino-acid sequence MGAADLQEQLRHLTGENSRLLEEKQHLSTRALYLEGRVSHLSASNTHLASKLGQVEAHKLQVSRELVEEKLQQNAMRELWEGERFTLRNQVLDQEVVVAQLEEERDELRRELQFLLSRLQVAEESRAALPEEHNKRSCEVAPCRHLQEQQLSTLEGELQRISTLISTLSLPRVRPEDLSALEQQHRSMERSLLVSQQEVRGMVEAMRREHENQRLRLEDRALVMGEEQQKQREAIQRIQQRLSAEAFPSTSSEHQLVELEKDNSRLQLQVKHLNGEYRARLVCYLHDLADCMDRPEVDGKGGGGGGGGGSGEEGQGGKSKRKMFAFVEDMLQEIRSSYSSREEQLATAARSYKKKLQRLSRSHQHLLTADRAQREPTLGRPESGPDPVALGGQFSPEVPEGPKPGQRRGAREPASAQGIPGQTSEEAKANIEEHQKEINPSVLEVYEKERAQLITRATVAEGQVSELQQYIDNHLGRLLPPPPGTNRRSPG is encoded by the exons ATGGGAGCTGCAGACCTTCAGGAGCAGCTCCGTCATCTAACCGGAGAGAAC TCCCGTCTCTTGGAGGAGAAGCAGCATCTCTCCACCCGGGCTCTCTATCTGGAGGGGAGGGTCTCCCACCTGTCAGcctccaacacacacctggCCTCCAAGCTGGGCCAGGTGGAGGCCCACAAGCTCCAG GTGTCGCGGGAGTTGGTGGAAGAGAAGCTGCAGCAGAACGCCATGAGGGAGCTCTGGGAAGGAGAGAGGTTCACGCTCAGAAACCAG GTGTTGGACCAGGAGGTTGTAGTagcccagctggaggaggagagagatgagttGCGCAGGGAGCTGCAGTTCCTCCTGTCTCGCCTGCAGGTGgcggaggagagcagggcggcCCTGCCTGAGGAGCACAACAAGAGGAGCTGCGAGGTCGCCCCCTGCAGGCACCTGCAGGAACAGCAGCTCAGCACCCTGGAGGGAGAGCTGCAGCGCATCAGCACCCTGATCAGCACCCTGTCCCTCCCCCGAGTCAga CCAGAGGACCTGTCTGCTCTGGAGCAGCAGCACCGGAGCATGGAGCGCAGT ctgctagTAAGCCAGCAGGAGGTGCGTGGTATGGTGGAGGCGATGAGGAGGGAGCATGAGAACCAGCGGCTCAGACTGGAGGACAGAGC GCTGGTCATGGGTGAGGAGCAGCAGAAACAGAGGGAGGCAATCCAGAGAATCCAGCAGAGGCTTTCAGCAGAGGCTTTCCCCAGCACG aGCTCTGAGCATcagctggtggagctggagaaggacaaCTCCAGACTCCAGCTGCAGGTCAAACATCTCAACGGGGAGTACCGCGCCAGACTGGTGTGTTACCTGCACGACCTGGCC GATTGCATGGACAGACCTGAAGTTgatgggaagggaggaggaggaggaggaggaggaggcagtggTGAGGAGGGGCAGGGTGGAAAGAGCAAGAGGAAGATGTTTGCATTTGTGGAGGACATGCTGCAGGAGATCCGATCCTCCTATAGCTCCAGAGAGGAGCAGTTGGCCACGGCCGCTCGCTCCTACAAGAAGAAACTCCAGCGGCTCTCCAGGtcccaccagcacctcctcacGGCTGACAG GGCCCAGCGGGAGCCGACCCTGGGCCGGCCGGAGAGCGGACCGGACCCCGTGGCCCTTGGAGGCCAGTTCAGCCCGGAGGTTCCTGAGGGCCCCAAGCCCGGCCAGCGCCGCGGGGCACGGGAGCCAGCCAGCGCTCAGGG CATCCCAGGACAGACGAGTGAGGAGGCCAAGGCTAATATAGAAGAACATCAGAAGGAGATTAATCCCTCCGTGCTG GAAGTGTATGAGAAGGAGCGTGCCCAGCTCATTACCAGGGCAACGGTCGCTGAGGGACAGGTGTCGGAGCTGCAACAGTACATCGACAACCACCTGGGCAG gctcctcccccctcctccaggtacAAACAGGAGATCACCCGGCTGA
- the tmem204 gene encoding transmembrane protein 204, with protein sequence MAARRLVVAAVAVALLSLVLNNVAAFTPSWVLQRLEDGRKRSVGLWKMCPGGGERVRDEPQAGRGGQGPQRQCEGLGWGSELAGYQESRSTVKLQFDMMRACNLMATVALTAGQLVYLLGLLELPFISQDSQWWEEAIAALFQLASFVLVIGLVTFYRIGPYTHLSYSCYLDIAACLLTTLAAAMLIWNILHRRDDCMAPRVIVISQSLAAPFHPRLDNDYVESPC encoded by the exons ATGGCGGCCCGGAGGCTGGtcgtggcggcggtggcggtggcgttaCTCTCCCTAGTCCTCAACAACGTGGCGGCCTTCACGCCCAGCTGGGTGCTGCAGAGGCTGGAGGACGGACGCAAGCGGAGCGTGGGGCTCTGGAAGATGTGCCCCggcggaggggagagggtgCGGGACGAGCCCCAGGCCGGGagggggggccaggggccaCAGAGGCAGTGTGAGGGCCTGGGATGGGGCTCGGAGCTAGCAGGATACCAGGAGTCCCGCAGCACCGTAAAAC TGCAGTTTGACATGATGCGGGCCTGTAACCTGATGGCCACGGTGGCGCTGACGGCGGGCCAGCTGGTCtacctgctggggctgctggaaCTACCCTTCATCAGCCAGGACTCCCAGTGGTGGGAGGAGGCCATCGCTGCACTCTTCCAGCTCGCCA GCTTCGTGCTGGTCATCGGCCTGGTGACGTTCTACCGCATCGGGCCGTACACACACCTGTCCTACTCCTGCTACCTGGACATCGCCGCCTGTCTGCTCACCACTCTAGCTGCCGCCATGCTCATCTGGAACATTCTGCATCGCCGTGACGACTGCATGGCGCCCAGGGTCATCGTCATCAGCCAGAGTTTGGCAGCGCCCTTCCACCCCCGACTGGACAACGACTATGTTGAGTCGCCCTGCTGA